A region from the Micrococcus cohnii genome encodes:
- a CDS encoding alpha/beta hydrolase, producing MTAQSTPRAESASRLRDEFTVRWSRPEGERTGHLLVVLHGYGADENDLFSLCREVPERITVASLRAPLGLPTGGYAWFPLTEGLDTDPALLRRVIEATHAWVDEVREEFESVSLLGFSQGMAVATSLLRRDPAGFACTVALSGFVVDPQAQVPQLAGAFRPDGEVAAAKPKVFWGRDQDDPVIPEELVAQSHAWLNENVDLMKIVYTGTGHGIGPQEIGHIVEYLDQFVPGRG from the coding sequence ATGACTGCCCAGAGCACCCCGCGCGCCGAGTCCGCCTCCCGCCTCCGCGACGAGTTCACCGTCCGCTGGTCTCGTCCCGAGGGCGAGCGCACCGGACACCTGCTCGTCGTCCTCCACGGTTACGGCGCCGACGAGAACGACCTGTTCTCTCTGTGCCGCGAGGTCCCCGAGCGGATCACGGTGGCCAGCCTGCGCGCTCCGCTGGGCCTGCCGACCGGTGGGTACGCCTGGTTCCCGCTCACTGAAGGCCTGGACACGGACCCGGCCTTGCTGCGGCGCGTGATCGAGGCGACGCACGCGTGGGTCGACGAGGTGCGTGAGGAGTTCGAGTCCGTCTCGCTGCTGGGCTTCTCGCAGGGCATGGCGGTGGCCACCTCGCTGCTGCGCCGGGATCCCGCCGGCTTCGCGTGCACCGTCGCGCTGAGCGGCTTCGTCGTGGACCCGCAGGCTCAGGTGCCCCAGCTGGCGGGCGCGTTCCGGCCCGACGGCGAGGTCGCCGCGGCGAAGCCGAAGGTGTTCTGGGGCCGCGACCAGGACGACCCGGTCATCCCCGAGGAGCTGGTGGCCCAGTCCCACGCGTGGCTGAACGAGAACGTGGATTTGATGAAGATCGTCTACACCGGCACCGGGCACGGCATCGGTCCGCAGGAGATCGGGCACATCGTGGAGTACCTGGACCAGTTCGTCCCCGGGCGCGGCTGA
- a CDS encoding RNA-binding S4 domain-containing protein: MTNRDDHAATTSDAPAHAESLPLRDDMIRLGQALKLAALVDDGAMAREVIEAGEVTVNGQVRTQRGAQLRDGDVVEFAGEAFVVAASRA, encoded by the coding sequence ATGACCAACCGCGATGACCACGCCGCCACCACCTCCGACGCGCCTGCCCACGCCGAGTCGCTGCCGCTGCGAGACGACATGATCCGGCTTGGGCAGGCCCTCAAGCTGGCCGCCCTCGTCGACGACGGCGCGATGGCACGCGAGGTGATCGAGGCCGGCGAGGTCACGGTCAACGGCCAGGTGCGCACCCAGCGCGGGGCCCAGCTGCGCGACGGGGACGTGGTCGAGTTCGCCGGCGAGGCGTTCGTCGTGGCCGCCAGCCGCGCCTGA
- a CDS encoding glycine--tRNA ligase yields MTATSALDNVINLAKRRGFVFQAGEIYGGSRSAWDYGPLGVELKENIKAEWWKTFVRSRADMVGLDSSIILPRDVWKASGHVDTFTDPLVECTQCHKRHRQDHLLEAYEAKKGRAAEGMEQITCPDCGTTGGWTDPQMFSGLMKTYLGPVDNEEGLHYMRPETAQGIFVNFLNVVQAARKKPPFGIGQVGKAFRNEITPGNFIFRTREFEQMEIEYFVPPAQAQEHFDRWVEDCWNWFIDLGLNQDNLRRLDVPAQERAHYSDGTIDLEYRFGFAGGDGWGELMGVANRTDYDLSQHTEHSGTKMQFFDQANDEHYTPYVIEPSFGLTRAMMAFLVDAYAEDEAPNTKGGVDVRTVLKLDPRLAPVKAAVLPLSKKDDLKPVSQDLAAQLRGLWNVDYDDAGAIGRRYRRQDEIGTPFCITVDFDTLEDQAVTIRERDTMQQERVSLDQVKSYLIERLVK; encoded by the coding sequence ATGACCGCCACGTCCGCGCTGGACAACGTCATCAACCTCGCCAAGCGGCGCGGTTTCGTGTTCCAGGCCGGTGAGATCTACGGCGGTTCGCGCTCCGCCTGGGACTACGGGCCCCTGGGCGTGGAGCTGAAGGAGAACATCAAGGCCGAGTGGTGGAAGACCTTCGTGCGTTCGCGCGCGGACATGGTCGGTCTGGACTCCTCGATCATCCTGCCGCGCGATGTGTGGAAGGCCTCGGGCCACGTCGACACCTTCACTGATCCGCTCGTGGAGTGCACCCAGTGCCACAAGCGCCACCGCCAGGACCACCTGCTCGAGGCGTACGAAGCGAAGAAGGGGCGCGCCGCTGAGGGCATGGAGCAGATCACCTGCCCCGACTGCGGCACCACCGGCGGGTGGACGGATCCGCAGATGTTCTCCGGCCTGATGAAGACCTACCTCGGACCCGTCGACAACGAGGAGGGACTGCACTACATGCGGCCCGAGACGGCGCAGGGCATCTTCGTGAACTTCCTGAACGTGGTGCAGGCGGCGCGCAAGAAGCCTCCGTTCGGGATCGGGCAGGTCGGCAAGGCGTTCCGCAACGAGATCACCCCTGGCAACTTCATCTTCCGCACCCGTGAGTTCGAGCAGATGGAGATCGAGTACTTCGTGCCGCCGGCCCAGGCGCAGGAGCACTTCGACCGCTGGGTGGAGGACTGCTGGAACTGGTTCATCGACCTGGGGCTGAACCAGGACAACCTGCGCCGGCTCGACGTCCCCGCCCAGGAGCGGGCCCACTACTCGGACGGCACGATCGACCTGGAGTACCGGTTCGGCTTCGCCGGCGGCGACGGCTGGGGGGAGCTGATGGGCGTGGCCAACCGCACCGACTACGACCTGTCTCAGCACACCGAACACTCCGGCACGAAGATGCAGTTCTTCGACCAGGCCAACGACGAGCACTACACGCCGTACGTGATCGAGCCCTCGTTCGGCCTGACCCGCGCGATGATGGCGTTCCTCGTCGACGCCTACGCCGAGGACGAGGCGCCGAACACCAAGGGTGGTGTGGACGTGCGCACCGTGCTCAAGCTCGACCCGCGCCTCGCCCCGGTCAAGGCCGCCGTGCTGCCGCTGTCGAAGAAGGACGACCTCAAGCCGGTCTCGCAGGACCTGGCCGCGCAGCTGCGCGGACTGTGGAACGTCGACTACGACGATGCCGGCGCGATCGGCCGCCGCTACCGCCGCCAGGACGAGATCGGCACCCCGTTCTGCATCACCGTCGACTTCGACACCCTCGAGGACCAGGCCGTCACCATTCGTGAGCGCGACACGATGCAGCAGGAGCGCGTATCCCTCGACCAGGTGAAGTCCTATCTGATCGAGCGTCTGGTCAAATGA
- a CDS encoding GNAT family N-acetyltransferase, translated as MSGETTAGRGPADTAGLPSGVRLRAWADGDDLALLEVWGDPVNAQQHQDRSMLAADSTSPWRRTLVAEEDGVPVAAGTVFHSTVHPRRLWTYVETAPTARRRGIGSALLNALRAEASAAHAAGAVPSAALKTRFAKNALVAATSQTQAEEDADGETSLARHGLHEPERTQEQTARLAEAAEAFLVPRGFAPVQRSRRVAIAPGSLELPSVRDEQHPDGLVFEEAATGSVELTQAVVDFYDAVHDWDPSAMSLGAAQNLLLGPSTGAAGAVVQRERPKEDGGAIRAFAVSYTAQRQDEPADVLLGWDPQLSEPEALQAVADMLAVLVAQHPVQVEVDEAMAPLERIVDGLEAAGAARTLVDAYVFVDDADSGDEQVTHTRAEPTGSGAAR; from the coding sequence ATGAGCGGCGAGACGACGGCCGGGCGCGGCCCGGCGGACACGGCGGGCCTGCCCTCGGGCGTGCGTCTGCGCGCCTGGGCCGACGGCGACGACCTCGCCCTGCTCGAGGTGTGGGGCGACCCGGTCAATGCGCAGCAGCACCAGGACCGCTCGATGCTCGCGGCGGACTCGACGTCCCCGTGGCGACGCACGCTCGTGGCCGAGGAGGACGGAGTGCCGGTGGCCGCGGGCACGGTGTTCCACTCCACCGTGCACCCGCGTCGGCTGTGGACCTACGTCGAGACGGCGCCGACCGCGCGTCGTCGGGGCATCGGCTCCGCGCTTCTGAACGCTCTGCGGGCCGAAGCGTCTGCGGCGCATGCCGCCGGAGCTGTGCCCTCCGCAGCACTGAAGACACGCTTCGCGAAGAACGCGCTGGTCGCCGCGACCTCGCAGACGCAGGCGGAGGAGGACGCCGACGGCGAGACCAGCCTGGCCCGACACGGCCTGCACGAGCCCGAGCGGACGCAGGAGCAGACCGCGCGGCTCGCGGAGGCTGCTGAGGCCTTCCTCGTGCCCCGCGGGTTCGCCCCCGTGCAGCGCTCGCGGCGCGTGGCCATCGCCCCGGGCAGCCTCGAGCTGCCCTCGGTGCGGGATGAGCAGCACCCGGACGGGCTCGTGTTCGAGGAGGCGGCGACCGGTTCGGTCGAGCTGACGCAGGCTGTCGTGGACTTCTACGACGCGGTGCACGACTGGGACCCCTCGGCGATGAGCCTCGGGGCGGCGCAGAACCTGCTGCTGGGCCCGAGCACGGGCGCGGCCGGGGCCGTGGTGCAGCGCGAGCGGCCGAAGGAGGACGGCGGTGCGATCCGCGCGTTCGCCGTCTCCTACACGGCGCAGCGCCAGGATGAGCCAGCGGACGTGCTGCTCGGCTGGGACCCGCAGCTGTCGGAACCGGAGGCGCTGCAGGCGGTCGCGGACATGCTCGCGGTGCTCGTGGCCCAGCACCCGGTGCAGGTCGAGGTCGACGAGGCGATGGCGCCGCTCGAGCGGATCGTCGATGGGCTCGAGGCCGCCGGAGCGGCCCGCACCCTCGTGGACGCCTATGTGTTCGTCGACGACGCCGACTCCGGCGACGAGCAGGTCACACACACCCGTGCGGAGCCGACGGGGTCCGGGGCCGCCCGGTGA
- a CDS encoding cation transporter, whose product MSVDRASLRRAVLLVAGLNLAYMLVELAVAVSIGSVALVADAVDFFEDFAVNLLIAIALGWSVARQVRVGKIMAVLIVLPAIAALIMAVMKVGDPDPPASGPLLAAALGALVVNLVCTGVLVRFRSGVGSLTAAAYLAARNDLLAGVAIVALAGVTAWTGSGWPDILLGVGLVLLNGTAAREVWEKAEQERLAEQALAGELDDD is encoded by the coding sequence ATGAGTGTGGACCGGGCGTCGTTGCGCCGGGCGGTGCTGCTCGTCGCCGGGCTCAACCTGGCCTACATGCTCGTCGAGCTGGCGGTCGCGGTGTCGATCGGCTCGGTAGCGCTCGTGGCCGACGCCGTCGACTTCTTCGAGGACTTCGCGGTGAACCTGCTCATCGCGATCGCCCTGGGCTGGTCCGTGGCCCGGCAGGTCCGTGTCGGCAAGATCATGGCGGTGCTCATCGTGCTGCCGGCTATCGCGGCGCTGATCATGGCGGTCATGAAGGTCGGCGACCCCGACCCGCCGGCGTCCGGCCCGCTGCTGGCCGCCGCCCTCGGTGCGCTCGTCGTGAACCTGGTGTGTACGGGGGTGCTCGTGCGGTTCCGCTCGGGCGTGGGTTCCCTGACCGCGGCCGCCTACCTGGCCGCGCGGAACGACCTGCTGGCGGGCGTCGCGATCGTCGCGCTGGCAGGGGTGACTGCGTGGACCGGCTCCGGCTGGCCGGACATCCTGCTCGGCGTGGGGCTCGTGCTGCTCAACGGCACCGCGGCCAGGGAGGTCTGGGAGAAGGCCGAGCAGGAGCGGCTGGCCGAGCAGGCGCTCGCCGGAGAGCTCGACGACGACTGA
- a CDS encoding ankyrin repeat domain-containing protein: protein MREQDIELANRLFDAARAGETALLEAYLEAGVSTRIRNHAGDTFLTLAAYHEQSETVAMLLARGADVEDANDRGQRPLTCATFKQDEASMRHLLAAGADPDAGTPSARQTAQMFGGEHLVPLFDEARHTDA, encoded by the coding sequence ATGCGTGAACAGGACATCGAGCTGGCCAATCGCCTCTTCGACGCCGCCCGGGCCGGTGAGACCGCTCTGTTAGAGGCGTATCTCGAGGCCGGGGTGAGCACGCGCATCCGCAACCACGCCGGAGACACGTTCCTCACGCTCGCCGCGTACCACGAGCAGTCGGAGACGGTCGCGATGCTCCTGGCCCGCGGAGCCGACGTGGAGGACGCCAACGACCGTGGTCAACGGCCTCTGACCTGCGCGACATTCAAACAGGACGAAGCGTCGATGCGCCACTTGCTGGCCGCCGGTGCGGACCCCGACGCCGGCACCCCCTCGGCCCGACAGACCGCGCAGATGTTCGGCGGGGAGCACCTGGTGCCGCTGTTCGACGAGGCGCGCCACACAGACGCCTGA
- the dusB gene encoding tRNA dihydrouridine synthase DusB has product MTASSQTAPVDPNAAHYAKSAGAGRRIPDDEQLHEGRHAGPTQSTLSLPPLRLGPITIDTPVVLAPMAGITNTAFRRLCREYGGGLYVNEMVTARALVERKPESMRIIQHDPDEVPRSVQLYSVDPVTTGAAVRMLVEEDRCDHIDMNFGCPVPKVTRRGGGSALPWKSELFASIVKAAVTEASKKDLPVTVKMRRGIDEDHLTFLDAGRTARDLGVAAVALHGRTTRQFYSGTAVWEDIARLREALPDIPVLGNGDIWSAEDAIAMVEQTGVDGVVIGRGCQGRPWLFGDLQAAFEGRTDRFRPNLGTVADTLYRHAELLVDTFGGDEVKALRDIRKHVAWYFKGYAVGSAVRTALSTVPDLATMRQILAQVDRDAPYPGLDAEGPRGRAGAPKRPHLPENWLDSRELNAEQKAMIAAAELDVSGG; this is encoded by the coding sequence ATGACTGCCTCTTCCCAGACCGCTCCCGTCGACCCGAACGCCGCGCACTATGCGAAGTCCGCCGGCGCCGGTCGACGCATTCCCGACGACGAGCAGCTGCACGAGGGCCGGCACGCCGGGCCCACGCAGAGCACGCTCTCGCTGCCGCCGCTGCGTCTCGGCCCGATCACGATCGACACCCCCGTCGTGCTCGCCCCGATGGCCGGCATCACCAACACGGCGTTCCGTCGCCTCTGCCGCGAATACGGCGGCGGCCTGTACGTGAACGAGATGGTCACCGCGCGCGCCCTGGTGGAACGCAAGCCCGAGTCCATGCGGATCATCCAGCACGACCCCGACGAGGTGCCCCGCTCCGTCCAGCTGTACTCGGTGGACCCGGTCACCACCGGTGCGGCGGTGCGCATGCTGGTCGAGGAGGACCGCTGCGACCACATCGACATGAACTTCGGCTGCCCCGTCCCGAAGGTCACCCGCCGCGGCGGTGGATCGGCCCTACCGTGGAAGTCGGAGCTGTTCGCCTCGATCGTGAAGGCGGCCGTCACGGAGGCCTCGAAGAAGGACCTCCCGGTCACCGTGAAGATGCGCCGCGGCATCGACGAGGACCACCTCACCTTCCTCGATGCCGGCCGCACCGCCCGGGATCTGGGCGTCGCCGCGGTCGCTCTGCACGGGCGCACCACGCGGCAGTTCTACTCGGGCACGGCGGTGTGGGAGGACATCGCCCGGCTGCGCGAGGCCCTGCCGGACATCCCGGTGCTGGGCAACGGGGACATCTGGTCCGCCGAGGACGCGATCGCGATGGTCGAGCAGACCGGCGTGGACGGCGTCGTGATCGGCCGCGGCTGCCAGGGCCGCCCGTGGCTGTTCGGTGACCTGCAGGCCGCGTTCGAGGGCCGCACCGACCGGTTCCGCCCGAACCTCGGCACGGTCGCTGACACCCTGTACCGGCACGCCGAGCTGCTCGTGGACACCTTCGGCGGTGACGAGGTGAAGGCGCTGCGGGACATCCGCAAGCACGTGGCCTGGTATTTCAAGGGCTACGCGGTCGGATCGGCGGTGCGCACTGCTCTGTCGACCGTCCCGGACTTGGCGACGATGCGTCAGATCCTCGCCCAGGTTGACCGCGACGCCCCGTACCCCGGCCTCGACGCCGAGGGGCCGCGCGGTCGTGCCGGCGCCCCGAAGCGCCCGCACCTGCCGGAGAACTGGCTCGACTCCCGCGAGCTGAACGCGGAGCAGAAGGCCATGATCGCCGCGGCCGAGCTGGACGTCTCCGGTGGCTGA